The genomic DNA GAGCGGCTGGCCAACCAACGCCTACTTCACAGCGACATCTAGAACGGGATCAAGCCGCCAAGCGTTGCAGGATCGCAGCCTGTAACTGCTCGTAAAATTCCGGCTCCCGCAACCGACTCCGCTCCGTTTCGGGCAACCGCCGCATCGCCTCACCCCTGGCTACCAACGGCGGCAGCTTAATGGTCCAATATCCCGGCCGCGACTTGGCGCATAGCGATCGGCAGTCGTTTCGGTTTTCGCGAGCTCGCCCCCATCGCGCGGCGACAATCCCGCGTATCGGACCTTCGTCTGTAGGTCGGCGGTCCGACAACATGGTGTTTACGCTAGGCCTTCGGCACACCTTCCTTGGTTGGTCACGCGAGCCGGCATTGGTACAATTTCTCGTAGTTCAGGCATCACTCGCTTCGTCCGGGGCGGTGTCGCCGCCCCTTCCGTAAGGTGTCAGAGATCAAAACACTGTTGAGACCGTTCATTTCCTTGCTGCTTATTTGCGTTGGCGTTGGACTGGCCCACAATACATGGGGCCTCGCGTCCAAGCTCATCCTCTGGGCAACGCGGAATCCGGCCACTATTGCCTTCACTACGTTCGCCCGCGAACGCTTTCCTGAGAACCTATTCCGTTTTGAGCAGGACTGCTTGGCCCACCTTCCGCTCGCGCCATATTTTTTCGTCGCCGGGGTGATCGCCGGAATCTCACTGGTAATGCGATTCAACGTCTTGGGTATATTCGTCACGCTGTCCTACGCAACTTGGTTTAGCGCACAGATCTTTCAGATGGCATCCGCATTTGATCTTCACTGGTCCGACTTTCTTCCGCATCTCGTCTGGAGTCTGGCTCTCACGCCAATCTATTTATTTGCGGCGCTGTTAGGGCGTGCTGCCCGCATTCGCGTTCGGCCGCACTGGAGAATTCGCGACTTTTTAATTTCGACTGCGATCCTTGCGGCCTTGATGGCATCCATCGTCGCACGTATCGAACTCGCGATTTCCGTCGCAGTTTTGGCGTTTGCTTGCTTCGTCACTTGGGTTACCTGGACAGCCTTTCCGTCTGAACCTGAATCTAATCCGTTAACGCAGCCTACTGGCACCTAACATGGTGTTTGCGTTAGGCCTTCGGCACACCTTCTTTGGTTGGTCACGTGGGCTGGCATTGGTACAATTTCTGGTAGTTCAGGCATCTCTCGCTTCGCTTAGGGCGGTGGCGTAAAACCCTTCCGTTGTCGGACAAATGCAGAAGACACTCGATCGCGTAGCAAAACACCTCGCCGATGCAGGCATCGCTCTAAACGTCGAGCTTAATCCACCCGCCACCACTGGTGACGTCGATACGGCCCAGAGTAATTGTCAATTGTTGTGTTTTGAGAAATTGAATTAGGCCGCGATCTCATCCTGCATGATTCCGTCTATGAAGGAACGCACTTCGATGACGGGAGTGATCTTCTCGTGGCAGTTCAGGCGTCTCCATTTCTTGGATGCTGATTGGGCGAGCTTGAACATCATCGCCAAGCTTGCTCGCCGGGTTCCACTTCCTTTGGTCTTTCGATGGCGAAGCCGGATCGTCGCGAACGTGGACTCGATCGGGTTGGTCGTTCGGAGGTGACTCCAGTGCTCCGCCGGGAAGTCGTAGAATGCCAGCAGCACGTCACGGTCCTTCTTTAAGCACGCGCATGCAGGAGCGTATTTCGCACGGTATTTTTCAAGGAAGTGATCGAACGCTTTGTTCGCGTCGTCCTCGTTTCCGCTTGCCAGATTTCGTGCAGGTCACCCTTCGTTTTGGGCTGAACGCTTCTGGGCATCTCGTTCAAAACGTTGGCCGTCTTATGGACCCAGCAGCGCTGTTCGCGGGTCTCGGGAAACACTTTCCGAATCGCCGCCCAGAAGCCTAACGCACCGTCACCGATGGCGATCTTCGGAGCCATCTTCAGGCCTCGTTGCTTGAGATCGATGAGCAGTTCACTCCAGCTTTGTTCGCTTTCACGGTAGCCATCGAGGACGGCGATCAGTTCCTTTTTCCCATCGGGCGTTGCTCCCATTAGCACCAGCAAGCACTGCTTTTTGTTGGCATCGTCTTCCAGGCGGACCTTCGCGTGAATGCCATCAGCCCAGACGTAAACGTATTGCTTGTCGGATAAATCACGCTTGCTCCAATCGTCGTACTCGCTACACCACTGTTCCTTTAGCCGACAGACGACGTTGGGACCCAGCCCTGCGGCACGCGCACCCACAAGCGACTGAAGGGCTTCCGCGAAATCACCGGTCGAGATCCCTTTGAGGTACAGCCAAGGAATCAATTCTTCGATGGCCTTGGTCTTTCGCAGGTAGCTTGGCAACACGCTGGGCGAAAACGTGCCCCGTCGGTTGCGATCGGGGGCACTGTCACGAACTCGCCCCTGGGTGATGGGAATGGAACCCGCACCGGTGAGGATGTCCCGCTCCGGCAGGCTGCCGTTCTTGACGACGAGTCGTCTGCGTCGCTCGTCGGTTCGACTGGAATGCATGCCGATGAACGCTTCGACTTCAGCGTCGATCGCAGATTGCAGCATTCGCCTGGCTCCTTCGCGGACAATTTCGTCGAGTGGACTTCGCTGGTCGAACTGAGCCCGAAACGAAACCACTTAGGGATCGATCTGGTTGTCCACTGGCCCGTCGGTTCGATCTGTTTTAGTCTGATTCATGGCGTATTCCTTTGCCCACATCGGGCCGTTGGAGGGTGATAGTTCCAACAGGATGCGCCACCTTTTTCATTCACTCAAGAACACAACTTTCGACAATACCTCTACGGCCCAATCGCGGATCGGGCTTGCTCTCCCACCCGCGTACGTTGATTTCGTCACGCAATTCGCCAATGGTTTGTCTCTCTCATGGACAACCGATGACGGCCCTTTCGGTTCGTTTGAGCTTGAGCCTGTTGCTAACTCTGTTGGTGGCGTTTTGGAGATGCGTGATTGGCGATTCTACGATGATGACGCGGCTCGCGATTACGGCTTCCCATATACAGACGATCCCGACTTGGCACTTGTCACCAACAAGTTAATGCACAACTGGATTCCGCTCCACGCCGAAGGCAACGGCGACAACTTGTCACTCGATCTGAATCCCGAGGGCTTCGGCAACGTCGTGTTCGACCATCACAGTTGGCTCGACGGCGGTACCGGTGCCAACGGCTTCCTAATGGCAAGCGATTTCACGAGCTTCTTTGAGGCGTGGGCAACGGTTTGCTTCGCGCAACCGAAGAGCCTTTGGTGGAAATCCGTAATAACCGATGACGGTGTTGATTGGGCGTCTGACCAATTTGACGATCGTTTCCGATTGACGCCGTAAGTGTCCGACAACATGTTTTTTACGTTAGGCCTTCGGCACACCTTCTTTGGTTGGGCACGCGGGACTGGTGTTAGTACAATCTTTCGCAATTCAAACTCCACCGCTTCGTTAACGGCGGTGCGGCAGACACGTTCCACTGGGCACCCGAAATCTCATCGATGCTTACAGTTTCTGAAAAAGTCGCGTGGATGATGGATACTCTGCGCGTTCTTTCGTCCCTCTCGGAACTTCCGGATGACGAGGTTGATTACCAAGTCTACGAGAATCTCGATGCAGATGTCCGCGCCGCATTGTGCGTGGACAATCTCCGCGAAATCGCACAGGCAGAACTACTTTCTCCGAAGGTTGTCGCTGAGATCGAATTCATTCGCGACGCAACAGTTTTATTGATCGACCGTCGTATTCCTGGCGCTGACTTGACCGAACACGATGAATGGCGGCACGTGATTTCGCGGGCCAAAACCGCTTTGGATTCAATCTCAAAGTAGTTAATGCCTGAGCGCCGCCCAACAATGTGCGGCCGATGAGTTGCGTCATCCATGCCGCATACGCCTTCCGGCTTCATTCCACGCGGGTTCTCACTGTATAATCTTCTGGATGGCCAACGTCTTTCGCATCGCCCGGGGCGGCGTCGGTCACACACCCCGTCAGGCAACCTACCGAAACCTAATGTCCGAGCTTCCACGAGATCGCATCATTGGTTCACGCTTGATCGAGATTGGCCACTCTGCGTTTAGCGAGCCCGAGTTTGTCCAGCAAGGCATCGGCCCTGCGACGTTTCGTTCGCACTACTTGCGACTCGACACCGGTATCGTTCTCGACCTATTTGTAGCCGAGTTGACGATTTCAGATGTGGACACTTTCCCGATGCCCGGCGAAACATCTGGACTTCGTCCGTCCGCCGTGCTTGGGCGCCGCATCTCTGCAATCTGGTCTGATGACACGTCTTCGCCGCTAGTGGCATTCGACGACGGCACGTATCTCCGCGATGCCAACGACGGTTTCTACGGTAACCCGCTCCACGCCGGTCATATCGCTGACGATTACACTCCGCAGGAACGCGCCGAGTTTATCGACTATTGGGCACTGGAATCGTAGTCCACCGGTCGCCTAACATAGTTTTACGCTAGGCCTTCGGCACACCTTCTTTGGTTGGTCACAGGGGCTGGCATTGGTACAATTCCTGGTAGTTCCGACATCGCTCGCTTCGTTCAGAGAGGTGTCGCAACCCACTTCCGTTGTCTGACCTACCGGAATTGCTGATGACCGACCTTGACGGCGACGCAATCATCGCAAAGTACTGCAACGCACTTGGCGGGCGTGCCCGCTACGACGCCGACCTGTCGGCGACCGTGCTTGCCGATCTCTCCTGCGCGATCGTGATGGTCAACGCATTTTGGTCTGGCCCGTCCATGCAAACGCTCGTCCGTATCGCAAATGTGATCGCGGACGTAGATGTTGACTGCCGCATCGAACTGATTGTCTGTGATACTGACCATATTCCTGACTTGTCGCTTGAACCATGGGGTCTCAACACACTCGGTGGCTACGGCGAGATCGCGTGGGTTCACAATGGCCAGATCGTTGCACGTCGTGACCCAGGTCGCGACCCGGATTTGACCACGACCACTTGCAGCCTTCTCGCTAGCTGCGAGGCGTAAACTCGCTTTACCGGTCGTACAACATGTTTTTTACGCTAGGCACTGTTTAACAAACTGATCTGGTCAAACAGAAACGCATTCGGCAACCTCCCGGAGTACCTACCAAAGTGCTCCAAGGAGGAAGCCAAATGCCACGCCATCGTCTCACAGATCGGGAGTTCAATGCAATCCGTCATCTGCTGCCCAAGCAGCGCCCCGGTAAGCCGGGACGACGGTGGAGCAACCATCGCACGGTAATAGATGGGATACTCTGGATCACGAAGACTGGAAGCCCCTGGCGAGATCTACCTGAGCAACTGGGGAAATGGCAAACGGTCTACGCCAGATTTCGACGATGGACCAAGGAAGGGCTCTGGGCCAGAATTTATCAAACACTACTGAAGCGACTGGACGCACTGGAGAAGATTGACCGGTCGCTTTGGTGCGTTGACGGTAGCGTCATTCGGGCTCACCGCAGCGCTTCGGGTATGATTCCGCAGAGCGAAAAGAACGATGAATTAGTGGCTCTGGGACGTTCTCGAGGCGGATACTCGACGAAAATTCATGTGCTATGCGATGGCGAGGGAACGTTGCTCGGAATCACGGCGACTGGCGGTCAACGCCACGAGTCGACGGAACTTGAGAATCTCATCGCAAGCTGTGAACTAAGTCTTCATCGCTACGACAGTCGTCCTGAAGTGATCGCAGGAGACAAGGGATACAGCAGTAACGCGATTCGCCAGTTCATCCGCGACCGCCAGATCAAACCGGTCATCGGATCGAAGGCTAACGAATCACGGGATGCGAATTTTGATCGCGAAGCTTACCGCCGCCGCAATATCATCGAACGACTGATCGGCTGGCTAAAAGAATCTCGCCGAGTGGCGACGCGATACGATAAACTTGCCTGTTCGTACCTTGCTTTCGTTCAACTCGCCGCCATGCGGCGAGTGCTCAAACTGCTTTAATAAACAGTGCCTAGGCCTTCGTTTGTAGTCCGAGCGGCGTGGGCGTATCATTAGCTGGTCGTGATTCACACTCCACCGCTTCGCCGAGATCCGTGTCGCAACACCCTACCGTTATGCGACTTAGCCGCAACCCAATGGACAATGCTGCCTACTCTAAGTTGCTTGCCCCGATCACCGAGGAGCATCGCGCGATGCCTTACTCGTTTTGGCTGCCATTCCTGTCTGGCGAACCGATCGTCCGCGAGATTGTCGCGCCGGACGGCACCCCTTGTTGCGTTGAAATCAATGCATTCTGGGACGACAAGCCGAATGGTGACATCCGCGTGATCCTGTCGATCGACGATGGTGGGCGCGACGCGCTGATGCCGTATGGCCACGACTTCATCCTTTCGCCCGATGGCAGCTTTGTTGGCGAGTAATCAGTCGCACAACACCTTTCCTGCGCAAAGTCGCGACCGTTGTGATTGGAGCGTATTTCGGTGCGCAATCGTCAACCGCGTCGGTCACGTCCCCGCTGCTGCAGCCCCGCGATCACCGTCGCCGTTTGGCAACACTCGCAAGCCTTGATAAGATCACCCGCAGTTCAATGTCACCCTCTTCGATGATGATCGGCGACGTAAAGTCCTTCCTTTGGACGTCTCCAACAATCCCCCCAATCCAGAGATCGCAATGGAAATTCGTGTTCACTAAATTTGGTAACGACGATCGAAGCAACTTGATCGGATCAATCTGGATGGTCATCTCCATGGCCGCATTTGCTGTCGAGGACACGCTTGTCAAAGCCGCCGCAGCGGTGCTTCCGGTCGGCCAAATACTGATTATCTTCGGCTTCGGCGGAGCGTTGTTGTTTGCATGTATCGCCAAGCTAAACAGAGACCAACTGTTCACTTCGGATGCATTCTCTCCAGCGATGCGTTTCCGGATGCTGTTCGAGACTGCTGGGCGCCTGTTTTACGTGCTCGCGATTTCACTGACTCCCCTGTCGGCGACTACGGTGATCCTGCAAGCAACTCCGCTAGTTGTGATTCTGGGAGCCGCGATCGTCTTTAACGAGAAGGTGGGGGTCCGCAGATGGATCGCTGTTTTCGTGGGTTTGATCGGCGTTGTGATCGTGGTTGGTCCCGGCAGCGATAGCTTTTCGATGCTCTCCGTTTTGGCGGTCATCGGGCTGCTTGGCTTTGCAGGGCGGGACTTGGCCAGCCGAGCTGCACCGATCACGGTAAGCACAGCGATTCTCGGACTGTACGGTTTCCTATCAGTCCTGGTCGCCGGCGTTCTGATCTCCGCATGGAGGCGGGCTAGCTTCGTCTGGCCCAATCTCGACGCCTCCCTCTACTTGGCTGGTTCGGTTCTGGTAGGAGTGGCCGCCTACGCCTCGTTAATGAAAGCGATGCGAACCGGCGAGGTCTCCGCGGTAACTCCGTTTAGATACACGCGTCTGCTCTTCGGAGTCGGCCTTGGCGTCTTGCTATTTGGCGAACGATTGAGTGTTCAAATGCTGATTGGATCGGGACTGGTTATCGTGTCGGGCTTGTGCATCTTATGGAAGAAGAAACCTGCGGTAGCGGCAAGTCAGTGCTAATCGCCGAGCATTCCATCTAAGATGTTCGCTTCAGCGATTGGCTCGTTCTGCTCTCAGTCGTCGCACACAAACTCTAAATTCGACGAGGCGTCCAACATGTTTTTCTACGCATGTTCGCGGCTGTCGTCTTCTGCGAGCCTGTCCGCT from Rosistilla oblonga includes the following:
- a CDS encoding SMI1/KNR4 family protein yields the protein MAYSFAHIGPLEGDSSNRMRHLFHSLKNTTFDNTSTAQSRIGLALPPAYVDFVTQFANGLSLSWTTDDGPFGSFELEPVANSVGGVLEMRDWRFYDDDAARDYGFPYTDDPDLALVTNKLMHNWIPLHAEGNGDNLSLDLNPEGFGNVVFDHHSWLDGGTGANGFLMASDFTSFFEAWATVCFAQPKSLWWKSVITDDGVDWASDQFDDRFRLTP
- a CDS encoding IS5 family transposase, with amino-acid sequence MPRHRLTDREFNAIRHLLPKQRPGKPGRRWSNHRTVIDGILWITKTGSPWRDLPEQLGKWQTVYARFRRWTKEGLWARIYQTLLKRLDALEKIDRSLWCVDGSVIRAHRSASGMIPQSEKNDELVALGRSRGGYSTKIHVLCDGEGTLLGITATGGQRHESTELENLIASCELSLHRYDSRPEVIAGDKGYSSNAIRQFIRDRQIKPVIGSKANESRDANFDREAYRRRNIIERLIGWLKESRRVATRYDKLACSYLAFVQLAAMRRVLKLL
- a CDS encoding DMT family transporter; this translates as MFTKFGNDDRSNLIGSIWMVISMAAFAVEDTLVKAAAAVLPVGQILIIFGFGGALLFACIAKLNRDQLFTSDAFSPAMRFRMLFETAGRLFYVLAISLTPLSATTVILQATPLVVILGAAIVFNEKVGVRRWIAVFVGLIGVVIVVGPGSDSFSMLSVLAVIGLLGFAGRDLASRAAPITVSTAILGLYGFLSVLVAGVLISAWRRASFVWPNLDASLYLAGSVLVGVAAYASLMKAMRTGEVSAVTPFRYTRLLFGVGLGVLLFGERLSVQMLIGSGLVIVSGLCILWKKKPAVAASQC